In Dryobates pubescens isolate bDryPub1 chromosome 26, bDryPub1.pri, whole genome shotgun sequence, a single window of DNA contains:
- the PSMA7 gene encoding proteasome subunit alpha type-7: protein MSYDRAITVFSPDGHLFQVEYAQEAVKKGSTAVGVRGKDIVVLGVEKKSVAKLQDERTVRKICALDDNVCMAFAGLTADARIVINRARVECQSHRLTVEDPVTVEYITRYIASLKQRYTQSNGRRPFGISALIVGFDFDGTPRLYQTDPSGTYHAWKANAIGRGAKSVREFLEKNYTDEAIETDDLTIKLVIKALLEVVQSGGKNIELAVMRREQPLKILNPEEIEKYVAEIEKEKEENEKKKQKKTS from the exons ATGAGCTACGACCGGGCCATCACCGTCTTCTCCCCGGACGGGCACCTCTTCCAGGTGGAGTACGCTCAGGAGGCGGTGAAGAAGGGCTCCACCGCG GTTGGAGTTAGAGGGAAGGACATTGTTGTTCTTGGGGTGGAAAAGAAGTCTGTGGCAAAACTTCAGGATGAAAGAACTGTACGGAAGATCTGTGCTCTGGATGACAACGTCTGCATGGCATTTGCAG GGCTGACAGCTGATGCCAGGATAGTTATAAATAGAGCCCGTGTGGAGTGTCAGAGCCACAGGCTCACTGTGGAGGATCCTGTCACCGTGGAGTACATCACACGCTACATTGCTAGTCTGAAACAG AGGTACACACAAAGCAATGGTCGCAGACCCTTTGGTATCTCTGCTCTTATTGTGGGATTTGACTTCGATGGAACCCCACGGCTGTACCAGACTGATCCCTCTGGCACATACCATGCTTGGAAG GCTAATGCCATCGGCAGAGGAGCCAAATCTGTGCGTGAATTCCTGGAGAAAAACTATACTGATGAAGCCATTGAAACAGATGATCTGACCATTAAACTGGTCATCAAAGCTCTTCTGGAG GTGGTGCAGTCTGGTGGGAAGAACATCGAGCTGGCAGTTATGAGGCGAGAACAGCCACTGAAG ATCCTCAACCCTGAAGAAATTGAGAAATATGTTGCTGAGattgagaaagaaaaggaagaaaatgaaaagaagaaacagaagaaaacatcaTGA